The following coding sequences lie in one Gammaproteobacteria bacterium genomic window:
- a CDS encoding DUF1214 domain-containing protein → MHRTETHRPAATITPAAILLAGCLTFGSAIAADQGSRHHAQGEYDDATFTYVVARGDDLIEISERFGVTVEALQVRNTLTSDKIEVGQHLAIPAGTTVTGKSLQKGLTGLGPLTGAPADPQYKYSTEMPTGVAIPDRVETRLGTLTFDSGVPNQATTDKLYDNLDFQRAVQAYLLGLPPVNQLSNKSAILSMGPANKTVPIWEQLVDSRTVELTANDNTVYSWFWVDLHDGPLVLEVPPKVLGLIDDMWYHFVINLGFTGPDKGKGGRYLLLPPGYKGEVPNGYHVVRCSTYSVWPVWRSFLVDGDPKPGVELVKKYTKIYPLADADKPHPPLKFVDMSSKPFNMVGPSDYRFWEMLNQVVQSEPTDTVDPTTLGLWASIGIQKGKPFAPDARMKKILTEAAALGDATARTIAYRMRDRAGYYFKNSNWRLPFFGGYKFEWQPGVANLDAAAFFFFLATGVTPAMDTKIVGEGSIYPWSALDANNHPLDGGKNYKLHLPPNIPVKDFWSVIVYSTQTRSMVQTDDRFPSVSSQNKDLLVNANGSVDVYFGPKPPPGKEPNWVQTIPGQTWFTILRLYGPLEPWFNRTWQPGEIELQP, encoded by the coding sequence ATGCATCGCACTGAAACCCATCGGCCGGCTGCGACCATTACACCAGCGGCCATCCTGTTGGCCGGTTGTCTTACCTTCGGTAGCGCCATAGCCGCCGATCAGGGGTCCCGTCACCACGCGCAGGGTGAATACGACGACGCCACGTTCACCTACGTGGTGGCCAGAGGCGATGATCTCATCGAGATCTCCGAGCGCTTCGGCGTGACGGTAGAAGCGTTGCAGGTGCGGAACACACTCACCTCGGACAAGATCGAGGTCGGCCAGCACCTCGCCATCCCGGCGGGGACGACCGTAACCGGCAAGTCTCTGCAGAAGGGCCTCACTGGACTGGGGCCGCTCACGGGTGCCCCTGCGGACCCGCAATACAAGTACTCGACCGAGATGCCGACGGGCGTGGCAATCCCGGACCGGGTGGAGACGCGTCTGGGGACGCTCACATTCGACAGCGGCGTTCCGAATCAGGCCACCACCGACAAGCTCTACGACAACCTCGACTTCCAGCGGGCCGTACAGGCCTACTTGCTCGGTTTGCCGCCGGTCAATCAATTGTCGAACAAGAGCGCAATCCTGTCGATGGGACCGGCAAACAAGACCGTGCCGATCTGGGAACAGCTGGTGGATTCCCGCACCGTCGAGCTAACAGCGAACGACAATACGGTTTACAGCTGGTTCTGGGTGGATCTTCACGACGGCCCACTGGTCCTCGAAGTCCCCCCGAAGGTGCTCGGTTTGATCGACGACATGTGGTACCACTTCGTCATAAACCTCGGCTTCACCGGGCCCGACAAGGGCAAGGGCGGCAGGTATCTCCTGCTGCCTCCGGGTTACAAGGGCGAGGTGCCGAACGGTTACCACGTCGTGCGATGCTCAACGTACAGCGTCTGGCCCGTCTGGCGCAGCTTTCTCGTCGATGGGGATCCCAAGCCGGGCGTGGAGCTGGTCAAGAAATACACGAAAATCTATCCGCTCGCTGATGCGGACAAACCCCACCCACCGCTCAAGTTCGTCGACATGTCGAGCAAGCCGTTCAACATGGTGGGGCCGTCGGACTATCGTTTCTGGGAGATGCTCAACCAGGTCGTGCAGTCGGAACCGACCGATACCGTCGATCCGACCACCCTGGGGCTTTGGGCCTCCATCGGTATCCAGAAGGGCAAGCCGTTCGCTCCGGACGCGCGCATGAAGAAGATCCTCACCGAGGCCGCGGCCCTGGGTGATGCAACTGCGCGGACCATCGCGTATCGGATGCGAGATCGTGCCGGCTATTATTTCAAGAACAGCAACTGGCGGCTGCCCTTTTTCGGTGGCTACAAGTTCGAATGGCAGCCGGGTGTCGCGAACCTCGATGCGGCCGCGTTCTTCTTCTTTCTCGCCACGGGGGTGACGCCAGCGATGGACACCAAGATCGTCGGCGAGGGTTCCATCTACCCCTGGAGCGCACTGGACGCCAACAACCACCCTCTGGACGGCGGCAAGAACTACAAGCTGCACCTGCCACCGAATATTCCAGTGAAGGACTTCTGGTCGGTGATCGTCTACAGCACCCAGACACGCTCGATGGTCCAGACGGACGATCGCTTCCCCAGCGTGAGCAGCCAGAACAAGGATCTGCTGGTCAACGCCAACGGTTCCGTGGACGTGTACTTCGGACCCAAACCGCCGCCCGGCAAGGAGCCCAACTGGGTGCAAACCATTCCCGGCCAGACCTGGTTCACCATCCTGCGGCTCTACGGCCCCCTGGAGCCCTGGTTCAACAGGACCTGGCAGCCAGGTGAAATCGAGCTGCAGCCGTGA
- a CDS encoding tyrosine-protein phosphatase codes for MQRAPFFMAFAASVLLMPMGRAQPPAGALPHLAAGQSLGIALDIPPVPNLRDVGGYETRNGATVARELAYRSDTFYPMTAEDDRKLEVLRLKNDYDLRTTAEAKAEPDEMPPGVKYHLLNVLADAKSAAPAELEKLLHEPKKANAALGGGKIEALFMEGYREFISLPSARQSYRTLFLSLADEKKLPAVFHCTTGKDRTGWAAAALLTLLDVPKDEVMEDYMRTNDYTLPQFKQTIDAFVAAGGDRDIAVAVFGVKPEYLEASFDEMRQRYGTIEKYFSEGLGIDAAGQQALRDRFLGEK; via the coding sequence ATGCAACGCGCGCCTTTTTTCATGGCGTTCGCCGCCAGCGTACTGCTGATGCCCATGGGCCGCGCCCAGCCGCCTGCCGGCGCGCTGCCGCACCTCGCCGCCGGCCAGAGCCTCGGAATCGCGCTGGATATTCCACCCGTGCCGAACCTGCGTGACGTGGGCGGCTACGAGACGCGCAACGGCGCGACCGTCGCCCGCGAACTGGCCTATCGCTCCGACACCTTCTACCCGATGACCGCCGAAGACGACAGGAAGCTGGAGGTTCTGCGACTGAAGAACGACTACGACCTTCGCACTACTGCCGAAGCCAAGGCAGAGCCCGACGAGATGCCGCCCGGGGTCAAGTACCACCTGCTGAACGTGCTGGCGGACGCCAAATCCGCGGCGCCGGCCGAGCTCGAAAAGCTGCTGCACGAACCCAAGAAGGCCAACGCTGCGCTCGGCGGCGGGAAGATCGAGGCGCTTTTCATGGAGGGCTACCGCGAGTTCATATCGCTGCCGAGCGCAAGGCAGTCCTACCGCACACTCTTCCTGTCCCTGGCCGACGAGAAAAAACTGCCGGCGGTTTTCCATTGCACGACGGGCAAGGACCGCACCGGATGGGCCGCAGCCGCCCTGCTCACGCTGCTCGACGTGCCGAAGGACGAGGTCATGGAGGACTACATGCGCACCAACGACTACACCCTCCCGCAGTTCAAACAGACGATCGACGCGTTCGTCGCGGCCGGCGGCGACCGCGACATCGCCGTCGCGGTCTTCGGCGTGAAGCCAGAGTATCTGGAGGCATCGTTCGACGAGATGCGTCAGCGTTACGGGACGATCGAGAAATATTTCTCCGAAGGGCTGGGCATCGACGCCGCCGGGCAGCAGGCCCTGCGAGATCGGTTTCTAGGCGAGAAGTAG
- a CDS encoding DUF3302 domain-containing protein: MLGFELNLWDYLTFLTLFLTVVAGGAFWIFLAGLPGRIAISRKHPEAEAVKLLGYAGLLPTIYPWVQAFIWAYKPTDKVDIRRFPREEQRAIAEDIARLRGAPPKESAQASSPPKEAGEPGSPPAGRPD, encoded by the coding sequence ATGCTTGGGTTTGAACTGAATCTCTGGGACTACCTGACGTTCCTCACGCTGTTCCTGACGGTGGTCGCGGGTGGCGCATTCTGGATCTTCCTCGCCGGTCTGCCAGGCCGGATCGCGATCTCGCGCAAGCACCCCGAGGCGGAAGCGGTCAAGTTGCTGGGCTATGCGGGCCTGCTGCCGACGATCTATCCCTGGGTGCAGGCCTTCATCTGGGCGTACAAGCCGACCGACAAGGTCGACATCCGCCGTTTCCCGCGCGAAGAACAACGCGCCATCGCCGAGGACATCGCCCGTCTGCGCGGCGCCCCGCCGAAGGAATCCGCGCAGGCAAGCTCGCCACCGAAGGAGGCGGGGGAACCCGGCTCGCCGCCGGCCGGCAGGCCCGACTGA
- a CDS encoding biotin/lipoyl-binding protein, with amino-acid sequence MLAGFVIVFGYIVLVWLVFFYFKWLKFSITWGVVSVFVGLHLLLIFMIGLRFVAPYSTDAKVIQHTIQLIPRLSEPTLVTAVLVEQNVPVKKGTPLFQFDRRPYEYKVRQLEAQLAKAKQEVLVDEADVAIAVHKVAKLKDELVYDKYQSKLSAGLAKRGAGPQEDAQKWAAQVAAAEAGILEAEADEKRARLLYESEIDGVHTTVAEIAAELDLARFYLDNTLMVAPEDGHIINLQVRPGMVAGEVRFGAIASFICDADRYLLANYFQENLKYVKPGQPVEAALDLYPGQIWPGTVEAIWRGSGSGQMLPSGTLPSFNYVPTDMPQGQFAVVIRLDDPDQAKFPIGTQGRAAIYTNPGSGFAWLRKIGIRVYTWFNWVYPFSG; translated from the coding sequence ATGCTCGCCGGCTTCGTCATCGTATTCGGCTACATCGTCCTCGTCTGGCTCGTCTTCTTCTATTTTAAATGGCTGAAATTCAGCATCACCTGGGGTGTCGTTTCGGTCTTCGTCGGCCTGCACCTGCTGCTCATCTTCATGATCGGGCTGCGCTTCGTCGCGCCCTACTCGACGGATGCGAAGGTGATCCAGCACACGATCCAGCTTATACCGCGGCTATCGGAACCGACCCTCGTCACCGCGGTCCTGGTCGAGCAGAATGTGCCCGTCAAGAAGGGCACGCCGCTGTTTCAGTTCGACCGCCGCCCGTACGAGTACAAGGTCCGGCAGCTCGAGGCGCAGCTCGCCAAGGCAAAGCAGGAAGTGCTGGTCGATGAGGCCGATGTAGCGATCGCCGTACACAAGGTCGCCAAGCTAAAGGACGAGCTCGTTTACGACAAGTACCAGAGCAAGCTCTCCGCCGGCCTGGCGAAGCGGGGCGCAGGCCCACAGGAAGATGCCCAGAAGTGGGCCGCCCAGGTCGCCGCCGCCGAGGCCGGCATCCTGGAGGCGGAGGCGGACGAGAAGCGCGCGCGGTTGCTGTACGAATCCGAGATCGACGGCGTGCACACCACCGTGGCGGAAATCGCGGCCGAGCTCGATCTCGCCCGCTTCTACCTCGACAACACGCTGATGGTGGCGCCCGAGGACGGGCACATCATCAACCTGCAGGTGCGACCGGGCATGGTGGCGGGCGAGGTGCGATTCGGCGCCATCGCCTCCTTCATCTGCGACGCCGACCGCTACCTGCTCGCCAACTACTTTCAGGAGAACCTCAAGTACGTGAAGCCGGGGCAGCCGGTGGAGGCCGCCCTCGACCTTTATCCGGGCCAGATCTGGCCCGGCACCGTCGAGGCCATCTGGCGGGGCAGTGGCTCCGGGCAGATGCTCCCGAGCGGGACCCTCCCGAGCTTCAACTACGTGCCCACGGACATGCCCCAGGGGCAGTTCGCGGTCGTCATCCGGCTCGACGACCCCGATCAGGCCAAGTTCCCGATCGGGACCCAGGGACGGGCGGCCATCTACACCAACCCCGGCAGCGGCTTTGCCTGGCTGCGCAAGATCGGAATCCGTGTCTACACATGGTTCAACTGGGTCTATCCGTTCTCCGGCTGA